In one window of Zhihengliuella sp. ISTPL4 DNA:
- the lepA gene encoding translation elongation factor 4, with protein MSPRALTPLQPAATPAAQIRNFCIIAHIDHGKSTLADRMLQITGVVAERDMRAQYLDRMDIERERGITIKSQAVRMPWALPQDQGPDEVFALNMIDTPGHVDFTYEVSRSLAACEGAILLVDAAQGIEAQTLANLYLALENDLHIIPVLNKIDLPAADPEKYAKELASLIGGKPEDVLRVSGKTGMGVEDLLDRIVQEIPAPVGDADAPARAMIFDSVYDAYRGVVTYVRMVDGSLSPRERIQMMSTGAHHEALEVGVSSPEPTPTKGLGVGEVGYLITGVKDVRQSKVGDTITNARKPAAEALPGYTDPKPMVFSGIYPIDGSDYAELREALDKLKLSDASLQYEPETSVALGFGFRCGFLGLLHLEIVTERLSREFGLDLITTAPSVIYEVVTSDTGETVTVTNPSEYPDGRIGSVSEPMVKAAILLPKDYVGTVMELCQSRRGTLLGMEYFSEERVELRYNMPLGEIVFDFFDQLKSKTQGYASLDYEPSGQQEADLVKVDILLQGEKVDAFSSIVHRDKAYAYGTMMAERLRKLIPRQQFEVPIQAAIGARIIARETIRAIRKDVLAKCYGGDITRKRKLLEKQKEGKKRMKMVGRVEVPQEAFIAALSGDVETKDKK; from the coding sequence ATGTCCCCACGCGCTCTCACCCCGCTTCAGCCTGCCGCGACGCCGGCTGCGCAGATCCGTAATTTCTGCATCATCGCCCATATCGACCACGGCAAGTCGACGCTGGCCGACCGCATGCTCCAGATCACCGGCGTGGTCGCGGAGCGGGATATGCGCGCCCAATACCTCGACCGTATGGACATCGAGCGTGAGCGCGGCATCACGATCAAGAGCCAGGCCGTGAGGATGCCGTGGGCGCTTCCGCAGGATCAGGGGCCGGACGAGGTGTTCGCCCTCAACATGATCGACACGCCGGGCCACGTGGACTTCACCTACGAGGTGTCGCGGTCGCTGGCCGCGTGCGAGGGTGCCATCCTCCTCGTCGACGCGGCGCAGGGCATCGAGGCCCAGACGCTGGCCAACCTCTACCTGGCGCTGGAGAACGACCTCCACATCATCCCGGTCCTCAACAAGATCGACCTTCCCGCCGCCGACCCCGAGAAGTACGCGAAGGAGCTGGCCTCGCTCATCGGTGGCAAGCCGGAGGACGTGCTGCGGGTCTCCGGCAAGACCGGCATGGGCGTGGAGGATCTGCTCGACCGGATCGTCCAGGAGATCCCCGCTCCAGTAGGGGACGCCGACGCACCGGCACGCGCGATGATCTTCGACTCCGTCTACGACGCCTACCGTGGCGTCGTCACGTACGTGCGGATGGTCGACGGCAGCCTCTCGCCCCGCGAGCGCATCCAGATGATGTCGACCGGCGCGCACCACGAGGCCCTCGAGGTCGGCGTATCGAGCCCGGAGCCCACTCCGACCAAGGGACTCGGCGTCGGCGAGGTGGGATACCTCATCACCGGTGTGAAGGACGTGCGGCAGTCGAAGGTCGGCGACACGATCACGAACGCGCGCAAGCCCGCAGCGGAGGCGCTTCCCGGCTACACGGACCCCAAGCCGATGGTCTTCTCGGGCATCTACCCGATCGACGGCAGCGACTACGCGGAACTGCGCGAGGCCCTCGACAAGCTCAAGCTCTCCGATGCCTCGCTGCAGTATGAGCCGGAGACCTCCGTGGCGCTCGGCTTCGGATTCCGCTGTGGCTTCCTCGGCCTGCTGCACCTGGAGATCGTGACCGAGCGTCTCTCGCGGGAGTTCGGTCTCGACCTCATCACCACCGCCCCGAGCGTGATCTACGAGGTCGTGACGAGCGACACGGGTGAGACGGTGACCGTGACGAACCCGAGCGAGTACCCGGACGGGCGGATCGGCTCGGTCTCGGAGCCGATGGTCAAGGCGGCGATCCTGCTCCCCAAGGACTACGTCGGCACCGTCATGGAGCTCTGCCAGTCGCGTCGCGGCACGCTGCTGGGGATGGAGTACTTCTCCGAGGAGCGGGTCGAGCTGCGTTACAACATGCCGCTCGGAGAGATCGTGTTCGACTTCTTCGACCAGCTCAAGTCCAAGACGCAGGGCTATGCATCGCTGGATTACGAGCCCTCCGGCCAGCAGGAGGCCGACCTCGTCAAGGTCGACATCCTCCTTCAGGGCGAGAAGGTCGACGCGTTCAGCTCGATCGTGCACCGCGACAAGGCCTACGCCTACGGCACGATGATGGCGGAGCGGTTGCGCAAGCTCATCCCTCGCCAGCAGTTCGAGGTGCCGATCCAGGCCGCGATCGGTGCGCGCATCATCGCCCGAGAGACGATCCGCGCGATCCGCAAGGACGTGCTCGCCAAGTGCTACGGCGGTGACATCACCCGCAAGCGCAAGCTCCTCGAAAAGCAGAAGGAGGGCAAGAAGCGCATGAAGATGGTGGGTCGCGTCGAGGTGCCCCAGGAGGCGTTCATCGCCGCGCTCTCCGGCGACGTGGAGACCAAGGACAAGAAGTAG
- a CDS encoding ABC transporter permease has protein sequence MIKYLARRALGWLLMIVVATNLTYFLAWGFLDPRSNYVGRRPPLTEEQIVNTLAPRNLSDTVPLIERWWTWFTGILLRWDWGVSPTGGSVNEQVAYRMWVSAELVLGATILTTVLGIALGVYTASRQYKLADRIGQATSIITLNIPIVVAAFAIVLLAIGLNNATGTRIFYVTGNASQGVEGFFPTLIDVLQHLTLPTIALVLTGYASIHFLQRSLLLDNINADYVRTARAKGLTKQQAIRKHALRTSLIPVATQVAFTIPAIFTGAVLTETIFAWNGMGRYFIETITKNDIHGTVAIAAFGAVLTAIGAILADIAVVVLDPRVRVS, from the coding sequence TTGATCAAGTACCTCGCGCGCCGTGCCCTCGGCTGGCTGCTCATGATCGTGGTCGCGACGAACCTCACCTACTTCCTCGCGTGGGGTTTCCTCGATCCGCGCAGCAACTACGTGGGTCGCCGCCCTCCGCTCACCGAAGAGCAGATCGTGAACACTCTCGCTCCCCGCAACCTGAGCGACACCGTCCCACTCATCGAACGGTGGTGGACGTGGTTCACCGGCATCCTCCTCCGCTGGGACTGGGGCGTGAGCCCGACGGGCGGCTCGGTCAACGAGCAGGTCGCCTACCGCATGTGGGTGAGCGCCGAGCTCGTCCTCGGCGCGACGATCCTCACGACGGTCCTCGGCATCGCGCTCGGCGTGTACACGGCCTCCCGCCAGTACAAACTCGCGGACCGCATCGGCCAGGCCACGAGCATCATCACCCTGAACATCCCGATCGTCGTAGCGGCGTTCGCGATCGTTCTCCTCGCCATCGGCCTGAACAACGCCACCGGCACCCGCATCTTCTACGTGACGGGCAATGCCAGCCAAGGGGTCGAGGGCTTCTTCCCCACCCTCATAGATGTCTTGCAACACTTGACGCTGCCGACGATCGCGCTCGTGCTCACGGGATACGCCAGCATCCACTTCCTGCAGCGGTCGCTCCTCCTGGACAACATCAACGCCGATTACGTCCGGACCGCCCGCGCGAAGGGTCTGACCAAGCAGCAGGCCATCCGCAAGCACGCGCTGCGCACGTCGCTCATCCCGGTCGCCACGCAGGTCGCCTTCACGATTCCCGCCATCTTCACCGGAGCGGTGCTGACGGAGACGATCTTCGCCTGGAACGGCATGGGCCGGTACTTCATCGAGACCATCACCAAGAACGACATCCACGGAACCGTCGCGATCGCCGCCTTCGGTGCGGTCCTCACGGCGATCGGCGCCATCCTCGCCGACATCGCCGTCGTCGTCCTCGACCCGCGCGTGAGAGTGAGCTGA
- a CDS encoding 16S rRNA (uracil(1498)-N(3))-methyltransferase has product MALHFLVESAGDAAVGGLVSLTGAEAKHAAVVRRLRVGETVTVGDGRGVWLTGVVEEVSPSRVDVRIAERVEHEPVSPRLVLVQALAKGDRDELAVQAACELGVDEIVPWQAGRSVSRWEGPKAVKGRERWATIVREAAKQAHRTWVPDVAAPESTAQLAARAATQRVLLLDPTAPTRLSALVPDDRDLVLVVGPEGGIAPEELEKLTVAGAERVLLGDTVLRTSTAGPAAIAVLSVALGRW; this is encoded by the coding sequence GTGGCGCTGCACTTCCTCGTCGAGTCCGCAGGCGACGCTGCGGTGGGTGGTCTCGTCTCGCTGACCGGGGCCGAGGCGAAGCACGCGGCAGTCGTCCGGCGACTTCGCGTCGGCGAGACCGTCACCGTCGGCGACGGCCGAGGTGTCTGGCTGACCGGCGTGGTCGAAGAGGTGTCGCCGTCGCGCGTCGACGTGCGGATCGCCGAGCGCGTCGAGCACGAGCCGGTGAGCCCGCGCCTCGTGCTCGTGCAGGCGCTGGCGAAGGGCGACCGCGACGAGCTCGCCGTGCAGGCCGCGTGCGAACTGGGCGTCGATGAGATCGTGCCGTGGCAGGCGGGTCGCAGCGTTTCGCGCTGGGAAGGGCCGAAGGCGGTGAAGGGGCGCGAGCGCTGGGCGACCATCGTCCGCGAGGCGGCCAAGCAGGCGCATCGCACCTGGGTGCCCGACGTGGCCGCCCCGGAGTCCACCGCGCAGCTTGCCGCCCGTGCCGCGACGCAGCGGGTCCTGCTGCTCGACCCGACCGCTCCCACCCGGCTCTCCGCGCTCGTCCCCGACGATCGCGACCTCGTGCTCGTGGTGGGTCCGGAGGGCGGGATCGCTCCGGAGGAGCTCGAGAAGCTCACGGTGGCGGGTGCCGAGCGCGTGCTGCTCGGCGACACCGTGCTGCGTACCTCCACCGCGGGCCCCGCCGCGATCGCCGTGCTGTCGGTGGCCCTCGGCCGCTGGTGA
- the hrcA gene encoding heat-inducible transcriptional repressor HrcA, with the protein MVTERGLQVLRAIVQDYVETHEPVGSRSIVDRHSFGVSAATIRNDMAQLEDEELITAPHTSSGRVPTDKGYRVFVNHLAQLRPLSTAQRSAIESFLADPADLDDLMVRTVRVLTQLTGQVALAQYPSFARAHVTHVELVTLAPNRLLTVLVTDAGGVSQRITALPDTIDEADLAVLRARLSALITGQAIAAASDRLQALLAAEETPQDRVLRTLAGVVIDELGGFRQERLVMAGAATLARREQDFRGSIHPLLEAIEEQVTLLRLMSEMVPDEHGLAASIGTENASFGLGEASIVASNYAAPSGTARVGVMGPTRMDYPSNLAAARAVARYLSRMLDDDEAGR; encoded by the coding sequence ATGGTCACAGAGCGAGGGCTGCAGGTTCTCCGCGCCATCGTGCAGGACTACGTCGAGACGCACGAACCCGTCGGCAGCCGTTCCATCGTCGACCGGCACTCTTTCGGGGTGTCGGCCGCGACGATCCGCAATGACATGGCACAGCTGGAGGACGAGGAACTGATCACGGCTCCGCACACGTCGTCCGGTCGCGTTCCCACCGACAAGGGCTACCGGGTGTTCGTCAATCACCTCGCCCAGCTCCGCCCGCTGTCCACGGCTCAGCGCTCCGCGATCGAGTCGTTCCTCGCCGATCCCGCCGACCTCGATGACCTCATGGTCCGCACCGTCCGCGTGCTCACGCAGCTCACGGGGCAGGTCGCCCTGGCACAGTACCCGTCCTTCGCGCGGGCGCACGTGACTCACGTCGAGCTCGTGACGCTGGCCCCGAACCGGCTCCTCACGGTCCTCGTGACCGACGCGGGCGGGGTGTCGCAGCGGATCACCGCTCTGCCGGACACGATCGACGAGGCGGATCTCGCCGTCCTGCGCGCCCGTCTCTCCGCCCTCATCACCGGTCAGGCGATCGCGGCGGCCTCCGACCGGTTGCAGGCGCTGCTCGCCGCCGAGGAGACGCCGCAAGACCGCGTGCTCCGCACGCTCGCCGGCGTCGTGATCGACGAGCTCGGCGGCTTCCGACAGGAGCGGCTCGTGATGGCGGGCGCGGCGACCCTGGCGCGACGGGAACAGGACTTCCGGGGCAGCATCCACCCCCTCCTCGAGGCCATCGAGGAGCAGGTGACGCTGCTGCGGCTGATGAGCGAGATGGTGCCGGACGAGCACGGCCTCGCGGCCAGCATCGGCACCGAGAACGCGTCCTTCGGACTCGGGGAGGCGTCGATCGTGGCCAGCAACTACGCGGCGCCCTCGGGGACCGCGCGGGTCGGCGTCATGGGGCCGACCCGGATGGACTATCCGAGCAATCTCGCGGCGGCGCGGGCGGTCGCCCGCTATCTGTCGCGCATGCTCGACGACGACGAGGCCGGTCGCTGA
- the hemW gene encoding radical SAM family heme chaperone HemW, protein MAGPLPLGDPAPADGRLPEDLPISAETPFSAYLHIPFCRVRCGYCDFNTYTSGELRGAKQEDYASTLIGEIALARTVLDEAGALRPMDTVFFGGGTPTLLPAGDLARMLGAATAAFGLAPGAEVTVEANPDTVTPEVALTLAEAGVTRLSIGMQSAVPHVLAALDRTHRPENVRTAAAAAKDAGLAVSVDLIYGAPGESLGDWEASLDAALALDSDHVSAYALIIEDGTKLARQIRRGEVPTPDDDLQADMYELADERLAAAGFEWYEVSNWARSAEQRSRHNLAYWRGSDWWGFGPGAHSHVAGLRWWNVKHPAAYAQRLAASSSPAAGRERPGQEAQTLERILLLSRIREGIAVADVPEQNRGRVAGLIADGLIDAAAAIRGRVQLTLRGRLLADAVVRELTD, encoded by the coding sequence ATGGCGGGACCACTTCCGCTCGGGGACCCCGCGCCCGCGGACGGGCGACTGCCTGAGGATCTTCCGATCTCCGCGGAGACGCCCTTCTCCGCTTACCTGCACATCCCGTTCTGCCGGGTGCGCTGCGGGTACTGCGACTTCAACACCTACACGTCCGGGGAGCTGCGGGGAGCGAAGCAGGAGGACTACGCGTCCACCCTCATCGGGGAGATCGCCCTCGCCCGCACGGTGCTGGACGAAGCAGGAGCGCTGCGACCGATGGACACGGTGTTCTTCGGCGGCGGCACGCCCACGCTGCTGCCCGCCGGCGATCTCGCGCGCATGCTGGGCGCGGCCACCGCAGCCTTCGGCCTCGCGCCGGGCGCCGAGGTGACGGTCGAGGCGAACCCGGACACCGTGACCCCGGAGGTCGCGCTGACCCTCGCGGAAGCGGGGGTCACTCGGTTGTCGATCGGCATGCAGTCCGCGGTCCCGCACGTCCTCGCGGCCCTCGACCGCACGCACCGGCCGGAGAACGTCCGCACCGCCGCCGCCGCCGCCAAGGATGCGGGCCTCGCCGTCAGCGTCGACCTCATCTACGGCGCGCCCGGGGAGTCCCTCGGCGACTGGGAGGCTTCCCTCGACGCCGCGCTCGCCCTCGACTCCGACCATGTCTCCGCGTACGCGCTCATCATCGAGGACGGCACCAAGCTCGCCCGCCAGATCCGCCGCGGCGAGGTCCCGACCCCGGATGACGATCTGCAGGCGGACATGTACGAGCTGGCAGACGAGCGTCTCGCCGCCGCCGGCTTCGAGTGGTACGAGGTCAGTAACTGGGCCCGCAGCGCGGAGCAGCGGTCGCGACACAACCTCGCTTATTGGCGGGGGAGTGACTGGTGGGGGTTCGGCCCTGGCGCACACAGTCATGTCGCCGGCCTCCGGTGGTGGAACGTGAAGCACCCGGCCGCGTATGCGCAGCGGCTGGCGGCCTCGTCGTCACCGGCGGCAGGACGCGAACGCCCGGGCCAGGAGGCGCAGACGCTGGAGCGCATCCTCCTGCTCAGCCGTATCCGAGAGGGGATCGCGGTGGCGGATGTGCCGGAGCAGAACAGGGGTCGCGTCGCCGGGCTCATCGCCGATGGCCTGATCGATGCCGCGGCGGCGATCCGGGGGCGGGTACAGCTCACGCTCCGCGGCCGTCTCCTCGCCGACGCGGTCGTGCGCGAACTGACCGACTGA
- a CDS encoding DUF1990 family protein, translating to MRRGTFRDDTVDYAAVGATHAPDLMQYPPERSIPAEESWRIGSGEERFQTAGEALLSWTAQRAAGLSVEDVRPAPGPAYAGVSFDAEGNPIAPSKRDVEPRYDAEGMPFVGAGMTLHLRGRVGGTRADAELRVISVTEETRRIGFVLGTVGGSVVRGEESFDVDWREDNDEVWFTVRAFDAPNTLLYRLIPALMKRRRRELFARYLRAISPLYATPV from the coding sequence ATGCGGCGCGGGACTTTCCGAGACGACACGGTGGACTATGCGGCCGTGGGTGCGACCCACGCCCCCGATCTGATGCAGTACCCGCCGGAGCGCAGCATCCCGGCGGAGGAATCCTGGCGGATCGGGAGCGGCGAGGAGCGTTTCCAGACGGCCGGCGAAGCCCTGCTGTCGTGGACGGCGCAGCGTGCGGCCGGGCTCTCCGTGGAGGACGTCCGCCCCGCTCCGGGTCCGGCTTACGCCGGCGTGAGCTTCGACGCCGAAGGCAATCCGATCGCCCCGAGTAAGCGGGACGTGGAGCCTCGGTACGACGCAGAGGGTATGCCCTTCGTGGGTGCCGGAATGACGCTGCACCTGCGCGGCCGTGTCGGCGGCACACGCGCCGACGCCGAACTCCGGGTGATCTCCGTCACCGAGGAGACCCGGCGGATCGGTTTCGTGCTGGGCACGGTCGGCGGCTCCGTCGTCAGGGGCGAGGAATCGTTCGATGTGGACTGGCGCGAGGACAACGACGAGGTCTGGTTCACGGTCCGGGCCTTCGACGCCCCGAACACCCTGCTCTACCGTCTCATCCCCGCGCTGATGAAGCGCCGCCGCCGTGAGCTGTTCGCGCGCTACCTCCGCGCGATCTCCCCGCTCTACGCGACCCCTGTCTGA
- a CDS encoding GIY-YIG nuclease family protein — MPWTYILECRDGSFYTGSTNGDLEARIWEHNHDDAFAANFTRRRRPAALVYAERFDTVDAAFFREKQIQGWSRRKKIALIESRWEDLPSLSRSYGALRQAQRPSAD, encoded by the coding sequence ATGCCATGGACCTACATCCTCGAATGCCGTGACGGCAGCTTCTACACGGGCAGCACCAACGGCGACCTCGAAGCCCGCATCTGGGAGCACAACCACGACGACGCGTTCGCCGCGAACTTCACCCGGAGACGCAGGCCCGCGGCTCTGGTCTACGCGGAGCGCTTCGACACCGTCGACGCGGCCTTCTTCCGGGAGAAGCAGATCCAGGGATGGAGTCGTCGGAAGAAGATCGCACTGATCGAGAGTCGGTGGGAGGACCTTCCGTCATTGTCGAGGTCGTACGGTGCGCTTCGACAGGCTCAGCGGCCCAGCGCAGACTGA
- a CDS encoding ABC transporter permease, protein MSTDMLDPTIHPEPETAGPETTRVATKRLSKWTLYWRRFSRNRGALIGLVIFVLLVLFAIFGPLIARYDHIELDFLSLSMPPSAEHWFGTNNAGNDLFAQVAVGLQRSLMIAITVSVGVTIVSALVGTAAAYFGGWTERISLLVIHFMMVIPSFLILAMISNKAGGDWRVIALIMIFVIGWYFPARVIWTMALSLREREYVSAARYMGVGGMRIVLRHLLPNIGSLLVINFTLGVVNAVVTETGLSFLGFGVKIPDVSLGALIGAGSSSLTTSPWLFYFPAAALTLLTVSMALIADGLRDALDPTSAAGGRA, encoded by the coding sequence ATGAGCACCGACATGCTCGACCCGACCATCCACCCCGAGCCGGAGACCGCCGGTCCCGAGACGACGCGCGTCGCGACCAAGCGGCTGTCGAAGTGGACGCTGTACTGGCGGCGCTTCTCCCGGAACCGCGGCGCCCTCATCGGTCTCGTGATCTTCGTCCTCCTGGTTCTGTTCGCCATCTTCGGGCCGCTCATCGCCCGGTACGACCACATCGAACTCGACTTCCTGAGCCTCAGCATGCCCCCGTCGGCGGAGCACTGGTTCGGCACGAACAACGCCGGCAACGACCTCTTCGCCCAGGTCGCGGTCGGCCTGCAGCGGTCGCTCATGATCGCCATCACCGTCTCCGTCGGCGTCACGATCGTGTCCGCACTCGTCGGCACGGCCGCGGCCTACTTCGGCGGCTGGACGGAGCGCATCTCGCTCCTGGTCATCCACTTCATGATGGTGATCCCGAGCTTCCTCATCCTCGCGATGATCTCCAACAAGGCCGGCGGCGACTGGCGCGTCATCGCGCTCATCATGATCTTCGTGATCGGCTGGTACTTCCCGGCCCGCGTCATCTGGACCATGGCCCTGTCTCTCCGCGAGCGCGAGTACGTCAGCGCCGCGCGCTACATGGGCGTCGGTGGCATGCGGATCGTGCTGCGGCACCTGCTGCCCAACATCGGCTCCCTCCTGGTCATCAACTTCACCCTCGGCGTCGTCAACGCCGTGGTCACGGAGACCGGCCTGTCCTTCCTCGGCTTCGGCGTCAAGATCCCCGACGTCTCGCTCGGCGCCCTCATCGGGGCCGGGTCGAGCTCGCTGACCACGTCGCCCTGGCTGTTCTACTTCCCGGCGGCGGCGCTGACCCTGCTCACCGTGTCGATGGCGCTGATCGCCGACGGCCTGCGCGACGCCCTCGATCCCACTTCGGCTGCTGGAGGCCGCGCATGA
- the dnaJ gene encoding molecular chaperone DnaJ — MADHYEVLGVSRDASTDEIKKAYRRLARQLHPDVNPGEEAAEKFKLVTHAYDVLSDEDSRRRYDMGGGDGANNFSGFGGFGDIFETFFGASQGGGRGARPRSRRERGQDALVRVTLDLGDVVFGAHRDIEVDTAVLCETCQGSCCQEGTSPVTCDICGGTGHVQRQVRSLLGNVVTSQPCGTCEGYGTTIPYPCGSCGGQGRVRSRRTVSLDIPAGVETGLRLQLPGSGEVGRAGGPNGDLYVEVTVNPHPAFSRDGDDLLATLEVSMTDAILGTETSIDGLDGEVDLEIRPGVQSGDVLTIKGRGITPLRGTQRGDLRVGVQVVTPTKLDSAQRKLIEDFAKKNKAPGPQLAQFQQGLFSKLRDRFRTH, encoded by the coding sequence GTGGCGGACCACTACGAGGTTCTCGGGGTGTCCCGGGACGCTTCCACCGATGAGATCAAGAAGGCGTATCGGCGCCTGGCGCGGCAGCTCCACCCGGACGTGAACCCGGGTGAAGAAGCGGCGGAGAAGTTCAAGCTCGTCACGCACGCCTACGACGTGCTCAGCGACGAGGATTCCCGCCGCCGCTACGACATGGGCGGCGGCGACGGCGCCAACAACTTCAGCGGCTTCGGCGGCTTCGGCGACATCTTCGAGACGTTCTTCGGGGCGTCCCAGGGGGGTGGGCGCGGGGCCCGACCGCGGTCGCGACGCGAGCGCGGTCAGGACGCACTCGTCCGGGTCACCCTCGACCTCGGCGACGTGGTCTTCGGCGCGCACCGCGACATCGAGGTTGACACGGCCGTGCTCTGCGAGACGTGTCAGGGGTCGTGCTGCCAGGAGGGTACGTCGCCGGTCACCTGCGACATCTGCGGCGGCACGGGGCACGTGCAGCGGCAGGTGCGTAGCCTGCTGGGCAACGTCGTCACCTCTCAGCCGTGCGGCACCTGCGAGGGGTACGGCACGACCATCCCGTACCCCTGCGGCTCCTGTGGCGGGCAGGGTCGCGTGCGGTCGCGCCGCACGGTGTCCCTCGACATCCCGGCGGGCGTCGAGACCGGCCTGCGGCTGCAGCTCCCGGGCTCCGGCGAGGTCGGACGTGCCGGCGGCCCGAACGGGGACCTGTACGTCGAGGTCACGGTGAACCCGCACCCCGCGTTCAGCCGCGACGGCGACGACCTGCTCGCCACGCTCGAGGTGTCCATGACCGACGCCATCCTCGGCACCGAGACCTCGATCGATGGACTCGACGGGGAGGTCGACCTGGAGATCCGTCCCGGCGTGCAGTCCGGGGATGTGCTGACCATCAAGGGGCGGGGCATCACGCCGCTGCGCGGCACCCAGCGCGGCGACCTCCGCGTGGGGGTGCAGGTGGTCACCCCCACCAAGCTCGACTCCGCGCAGCGCAAGCTCATCGAGGACTTCGCGAAGAAGAACAAGGCGCCGGGCCCGCAGCTCGCACAGTTCCAGCAGGGCCTGTTCTCCAAGCTGCGCGACCGATTCCGCACCCACTGA
- a CDS encoding ABC transporter ATP-binding protein, which yields MTNVLSVRDLKVSFASEAGRVDAVRGVSFDLEAGKTLGIVGESGSGKSVTSLAIMGLLDENAKVTGSIMYDGQELVGMSDKQLSVIRGNGMSMVFQDPLTSLTPVYTVGDQLIEALTVHRGLSKKDAWDRSVELLKLVGITEPERRMKSFPHEFSGGMRQRVVIAIAMANNPKLIICDEPTTALDVTIQAQILDLIEKAQDETGAAVIMITHDMGVVARTADDVLVMYAGKPVEHAPVRELFHKTRMPYSIGLLGAIPRVDKAEKEPLTPIKGNPPLLINLPDACPFADRCPIVMDACRAKEPELLPVPTGSGDLHQAACIRSHEIEDGGLLGGLPVYPIRPVPESDLTRSPREERPITLEVKNLRKTFPLLKGAFLKRKVGEVQAIKGISFDVREGETMAIVGESGSGKTTTLLQIMDMVKQTDGDIVIAGTSVNDIHSRKVERALRRDIQIVFQDPMGALDPRMTVADIISEPLFAIGTPKEEAHRRVDELMDLVGLNPAHSDRFPQAFSGGQRQRIGIARALSTNPKIVVLDEPVSALDVSIQAGVINLLDELKTKLGLSYLFVAHDLSVVRHIADRVAVMYLGEFVEHGDIDDVFDDPQHPYTKALLSAIPVPDPDIERTRERVVFDAETMSTKPATV from the coding sequence ATGACCAACGTCCTCTCCGTCCGCGACCTCAAGGTCAGCTTCGCCTCCGAGGCCGGCCGCGTCGACGCCGTCCGCGGTGTCTCCTTCGACCTGGAGGCCGGCAAGACCCTCGGCATCGTCGGCGAGTCCGGCTCCGGCAAGTCCGTGACGTCGCTCGCCATCATGGGGCTCCTCGACGAGAACGCCAAGGTCACCGGCTCGATCATGTACGACGGGCAGGAGCTCGTCGGCATGAGCGACAAGCAGCTGTCGGTCATCCGCGGCAACGGGATGTCCATGGTCTTCCAGGACCCGCTGACCTCGCTCACGCCGGTCTACACGGTGGGCGATCAGCTCATCGAGGCTCTCACCGTCCACCGCGGCCTGTCGAAGAAGGACGCCTGGGACCGCTCCGTCGAACTCCTCAAGCTCGTCGGCATCACCGAACCCGAGCGCCGGATGAAGTCCTTCCCGCACGAGTTCTCCGGAGGGATGCGGCAGCGCGTCGTCATCGCCATCGCGATGGCCAACAACCCGAAGCTCATCATCTGCGACGAGCCCACCACGGCGCTCGATGTCACCATCCAGGCGCAGATCCTCGACCTCATCGAGAAGGCCCAGGACGAGACGGGCGCCGCGGTGATCATGATCACGCACGACATGGGCGTGGTCGCCCGCACCGCCGATGACGTGCTCGTGATGTACGCCGGCAAGCCTGTGGAGCACGCGCCGGTGCGTGAACTGTTCCACAAGACCCGCATGCCGTACTCGATCGGCCTTCTCGGTGCGATTCCCCGCGTGGACAAGGCGGAGAAGGAACCGCTCACCCCCATCAAGGGCAACCCGCCGCTGCTGATCAACCTCCCGGACGCCTGCCCGTTCGCCGATCGCTGCCCGATCGTGATGGACGCCTGCCGCGCCAAGGAGCCCGAACTGCTCCCCGTTCCGACGGGATCCGGCGACCTGCACCAGGCCGCCTGCATCCGTTCGCACGAGATCGAGGACGGCGGCCTGCTCGGCGGCTTGCCCGTCTACCCGATCCGCCCGGTGCCGGAGAGCGACCTGACGCGGTCCCCGCGCGAGGAGCGCCCCATCACGCTCGAGGTCAAGAACCTCCGCAAGACCTTCCCGCTGCTGAAGGGCGCGTTCCTGAAGCGCAAGGTCGGCGAGGTCCAGGCGATCAAGGGCATCAGCTTCGACGTGCGTGAGGGCGAGACGATGGCCATCGTCGGCGAGTCGGGCTCCGGCAAGACGACGACCCTGCTGCAGATCATGGACATGGTCAAGCAGACCGACGGCGACATCGTCATCGCCGGCACCAGCGTCAACGACATTCACAGCCGCAAGGTGGAGCGAGCCCTGCGCCGCGATATCCAGATCGTCTTCCAGGACCCGATGGGCGCCCTGGACCCCCGCATGACGGTCGCCGACATCATCTCGGAGCCGTTGTTCGCGATCGGTACCCCCAAGGAGGAGGCACACCGGCGGGTGGACGAGCTCATGGACCTCGTCGGTCTCAACCCCGCGCACAGCGATCGCTTCCCGCAGGCGTTCTCCGGCGGTCAGCGCCAGCGCATCGGCATCGCCAGGGCGCTGTCGACGAACCCGAAGATCGTCGTGCTCGATGAGCCGGTCTCCGCGCTCGACGTGTCGATCCAGGCCGGCGTCATCAACCTGCTGGACGAACTCAAGACGAAGCTCGGTCTGTCGTACCTCTTCGTCGCCCACGACCTGTCGGTGGTGCGTCACATCGCCGACCGCGTCGCGGTGATGTACCTCGGCGAGTTCGTGGAGCACGGCGATATCGACGACGTCTTCGACGATCCGCAGCATCCCTACACGAAGGCGCTGCTCTCGGCGATTCCGGTGCCGGATCCCGACATCGAGCGCACCCGCGAGCGGGTCGTCTTCGATGCCGAGACGATGTCGACGAAGCCCGCGACGGTCTGA